AATGCTGTCTCTGCAAATAGATATTATACAGTCACTGACCTCTACAGCCTTGTAGAAGATGCTGCTGCCAATCTGAACCACCTCCAGGTTCTGCTCCTGCTCATTCCTTGCACACTTTATGTATGTCATCCAGCTCCTCTGATCCTCCTGACTGGCATCGATGAAGTACCTGACTGTGCCATCCTCATTAAACACCTGAGGGGGGAACAAAACAAATCATATCATACATCGTATCAAGCATTCAATTTCAGTCCATGGGTagttaataaacaaacaataactaCAAGCAAAGAGCAATAATGACACAGTGAGCATGTCAGAACTAAGAAATAATATAAGATGAAGTTACAAAGTAGTTCAGAAGTTActggtttagtttttgttgtttgttaggaactcaatcagtcaatcagttgTTTGATCCTGTAGCTAGTATAAATCTGGATAGCACTACAATTTAAAGTTTCATTGATTTAGTTAAGTAGAGGACATGAGTCTACCTGTTAGCTGGTCAGTTGACCAGAACTCAAGATAATTATCAAATCTCATGTGACttactattactactattactactactactattactactattactactactactattactactattactactactactattactactattactattactactactactactactactactactactacttgaATTTACCTCAGTGACCAAACAAGTAGGCGACCTGACTATCTTATTTGTAAGTGTCAAATAAGTAGCAAAAGCACTGACACCATTGTAGCTACATTTAGTTTCATTCTGGCCCAGCTGCTAGCCAGCCTAGAGACTGCCTAATTAATAAACAGAATGATTAATAAGCTAGTTCATTGAAGCTCTGGTTTACAGCATATACCTTGAAATGTCCTCTACCAGAGTAGTCAGCTAATGTATTACCTAATAtgctagttagttagttattAGTTAGGACTGGCTAatacattttcaggaaaaaaatctaGTAAACTGTCAGTGACAGAAGTTACTTTTTCATTAGCTATCTAGCTGGGTAACTTCTAATGTGCACACAGGAGAAAATTATGAATTTCAGTTGGTTGGCAACAAAGTCTGTAGCCATCTGGCAATCAGACAGTTAGCTAGGTGGTCACGTTAGTATAGCATGCTAATTAGCACTTTACCATTTAATTAGTTTACAAGCTTTAAGTTATAAAATAGAGCAAGCTAACTGGCTATTAAGTATTTTGAACTAGTTAAAGCTCTCAGTAATTCTGCTAGTCAGGTGGCTAACAAGTAATGATTCTGCAAGTTGTTGGTTAGTCTAGGTAGCTTTGAAGCTACACAGCTAACAGTAGGCTAGCTAGTAAGCTGAATGCATTTAAAGGATATTTCTACAATATTGGGTAAAACATACCACTTTGtaacatttcaaatgtcttttgtatttttggcaAGCATCTCAGGACCCCTCTTTAGAGCCTTGCGACCCCTAAGGGTCCTGAACCCCACTTTGGCGATTCTTTTTTGGCTTGAAGTTAGAGATATTGATCCTGGATTAGAGCATGTTAATTTAAATGTGGTGATTGTAAATCACATTAAACTCTGTTTACCTCCCACATGAGGTTGTTGTTCTTGTAGAGATCGATGTGTTCAGGAGAGATGAGGCGCCCGGTGAATGGTCCCATCTCTGTTCCTGCTTTGATCCATGTTTTAGAGAAAATCCCCAAACCTTCACCTGCAACACAACAGAGCAATTAAGACACAGAATATGAGTCCTGCAGGGGCATCGCTACCACATGCTGCTCAAGTAAGTGCACAATACACAAGCTGGGAAAAGGGAGAATCAAAAGCACAGTTAAGATCACACACACTGCAATAGGCTGCATATGACATGAATTAACTTTATTCCAGGTTTGATTCAAAAGTTCAGTGTTCATCTCTGTCTTCTTCAGTTCAATATTGTGTTGGAGGAGAAAATGGTGGGTAATGTCAGCTGAATCCAGGCCAGATCAGTTTTACCTTAGATCGGACAAGCTTATCAGTGAACCTCCAAACCTGATTATTAAAGGCTGAGATTGTGCTAAAcattcacatttcttttttctttcatttttttttttgtttttacagtaaacacCAAATAAAACCTACTGCGCTTTATTAtacttaaaaaataagtttaataattaataattaattcaAGCTTGCTCAGTGATGAAAATAGACATTATAAAACACACAACCACATttcaatcaaaataaataagGAGAGTTTACCTGGTACTGAACTCTGGGCGATGATCACCTCGCTGGGTAAAACCAAACTGGACAACTTCTGCACCTCTAAACACAAAATAAGTTGGTTAGTTTCTACTTGTTGAAAAATTctcatcatttttctgtctaaAAAAACAATTTGGTGATCAAAACCTCTTACATTAGAAAAATAGGAGTGCATATTGAATCCAGTTTGAGTATGTGGTATTTTAATACAGCGTCATAAAAGCTGGATAGGAATATTTCAGCCCACTTTTCTGGGTTATTGAAAAATTACAGGATAATCAGGATGCTTCAGTGTGGAAGGCTCTCATACACAgtgaatttaacaaaaatgagcagaaaatacAGCCTTGATAAAGAGAAAGAGGTTAAATGCTCTCTATTCTCCTTGAATGGACGCTTTATGTCCGCACATCTCCCTCCTGCTGTCGTCTGAGTCAACGAATAGAAATCTTCAttcatgatgttctttttttttaaatttaagaaacTCAAAGTTTAGACGGAGAATCATTTAAGGCTATCCGGAAGAAAATCCCCACCCAGCATGAAAGACTACACTGCAGACTagacaaacacagaggagaaaacGCAATAAAGGTTTCAAATAAAGTACAAAGTGAGCGATGTCAGAAGGTGTTTCACGCTCACGATAAAGCGTGAAACAGCTCGTGACATTTAGGAGAAAGGAGATTTCAATGGAGATAAAAGTGCTGCAAGATGATCCGTATtaaaaaccacagaagaagaaaagaaaaaactcataaATGCCATGCGGAGAAACGTGCAGCGGATTGTGTTCACACGACGCAGAAAACCGGATTTAAATTCCAGCAGAAATAATCCGTTTAAAATGAAGCGGGAGGATCAGAGGAGCGGTGGGTTCGAGCTCGTACTGACTCTCAGAAATTGTTTCAAACGAAATTTACCCAAAGCGGAAACGaatttcacattaaaataaagttaaggaAGGgagaaactttttttaaaaggcgTGAAATTTCGATTGTATTTAAGCTCCGAATAAAAAGCAGATATGGCGTAAATTTTCCACAGCCGCGAGATAAACATTTTCAAGGAATAACCATCTTGAGTTTGGTTTTAATTGGGGAAATGGAACGACTGCGCGAGGTTTGGGCCGCGCGCGCAGGTGGGAAGAATCTGGCCCTCAGCGTCACGATGACGGAAAGGCTGTTTGATCAGTTACTGATGAGGCCGACTCCAACCCAATAAATGCACAATTTACTTTTATGTGTAAATTAGCTGCATGaccctctttaacccattttaaagtTATCTGAGAGACATTTTTACAATGACGCAAAATAATCGGCTTGAATTAGTTAAATTAGAAAGTTAAATGCCGCACGTTAAATAATTGTTTCCTTGCTAAAGCATAAAATACGCAGGCTAATATCTTCACtaaataaatggtgaaaatttaAAGTTTCTCGCTCAAAGGGAACCCCGAAAGTGTCTTGATGGAGAGGAAAATAGGATAATTTATACTGATCTCGTAATTCAACATAACTCAAACCCAAATAGCGTAATGAAAAAATAGCAGCATTTAAGAATATAGGCCTGCCCACATTTGTCGTGAAAATTATGTATAATGCTCTAAATATTTTACTAGAAATTAAATGTTGGAGTTGATTAAGATTTAAAGATGATCTCTACATTCAGTTTAAGTTTGTTCAAGTTATTCAGATACTCCTGAGAtaagaaaaatacaattttaaaccttaaaaGTGGTAAAGTTTAAAactaatatgaaataaaactagGCTATACTTAATATGTTTAAATGAAATGAGCCTTTGAACTCTTTGGTAACTTCTTGAAGTTATGAACAAACGGAAAGATCAAAGAGTTCGTTTCTAAACTGCGTCACTCACCTCCGGAGAAGGACTGCGCGAGGACCTCTGCAGTGAACGCAGTCTTGGGGCTCGCGCTCGGAGCGGTGCGGTCCTCGTGCTGCAGGTGATGCTGGTGGGGCGCGTGGTGATGGTGCTGCTCGCCCAGCACGTGCCTCCAGCGACCGTACAGGAAGCTGTGCAGGATGTCCGAGGTGATGATGTCCGCCAGAGAGAGCGGCTGCTGCTGCGGCTTAAAGCCCGGCTTCAGGCCCAAAGACGAGCCGGGCAGCACGGAGCCCATGGCGGGGCCGGAGGGAGGAGAGCCGGGGTAAAGGGAACCTGAAGATCCTAAATCCTAAAATGGTCCTAAAATGAAGGCTTCTTGCTGTCTCCActtgttgttctttttaaaaagttaataaaacaaTCTGAGCTTAATGTGGCTACAGACTGATTTCTCTAGctaatgtttaaataaagttttaataaaGGATAGAGTGTTAACAGAAGTTCAGAGGAGCTCAAATAAAGCCGAGAGAGGGCGAAAGGGGTCTATATAGACTCTGTGATCACCTCCTCCTACATCTCTAtaaagagaggaggagcagTGTGAGCGTGCTGCACGCGCTGTTGGCTCCGTTTAGCTCGGGCTCGTGACACCGTAGAGACACTCAATTAGGACTtaatgagaaaacaaaaacagacctCGGAGCAGATACAGACCCCGCTCTGCGTGGTTCGTTGTTAAGGATTCTTTCCTTTCGTTCCTGATTTTCTCTGAAAACTCATAAAGAGAATGAGAGCAAATATTCTAGTGTGGGTCAGGAATCAACCAGAAGTAGAAATTCTCTTTAAAAAGCACAGAAGAaattatatttatgtttaaagCATCATGACTTGAAGTTATTATTGGGCAGACTATAATTAGGTTTGTGGCTTTCTGTATAAcctgcaaaaaaatcaaaataatcagatGTAGGCTAGTACAGACTAGATGAATGGTAAACCATAAAACCATCTCAGAGCAGGATTTTGGTGCTCagcttaaagctcctgtgaggataTTTGTACCTGTTCCAAAGCAAACTGAAACTAATACTGATACCTTTTTTTGGCCTCCAAAAACAACAGAGACCATCAAGAAAAGGACTGATAATTATAAATCTATATAGTCTAAAATCTatatagtcattttatttcatcagaCTGAAATCACTGCTGTGGGGTAGGTGTCAACAATTAACATGCCAAAGCAGCCTTTTTATAACCTCAAAGACTAATTATGAGCTCATCTGAGacatttaattttatctttGAAAGGATGAAAGAACAGCAAAGACGTGAGATTTatactttgtccacagggggtgccaaaagcaacataacaaaaagtTCTGCATTGGAGCTTTAAAGTGTTTCCTTCGCTCCATTTTCTTGACATTCAAATCTCAGTGCTACCATTTCACTGCCACATTAAGGGCTTCCTacagcaaaaagaaaacaacatattGCACTTACAAACCACCAAATACACGTACAAGACTAAATTGAGTAATAATCAAAACTTAAGAGAGGATATGGACTAACATGACAAAATAAACAAGATAATAAATGTAACATCCATCAACAGTATGATGTCCAtgtgaagggtttttgtcagtGTCAGTGTCTTTGTAATGAGCCACTGTGACAGGTATGGTCttaagcagtggttctcaactggtgggtcaggacccaaaaataGGTCgcggagctgttttcagtggtcgCGATTTTGTCTAAGGGTCTTTGAAGAGCTTTTGTcctatttttaaagcttttgacAGCAAAGGATATAATTAGTCTTTTCAACCCTAAATTATCAAATAATTTTTATTGTAAACTTACCCaaactgattggatttttttttaattttccctaAAAGGTTAATaacttttcttaaatatttttgagGGAGTTTTCTTTGTGCATTTCCCCTGAACTTTTTCCAATCTTCTCTGAGACTTGTCCTCctaattttaagaaaatttcACAAGGAATGAAACTTCCAGGACTTTTCCCAGAAACTTTCATCAATCTTCCCTTTCAAgcattctttattcttttttgttttatttcccccAGTGTCTTTGTTCTGTCATACTCTACATGGGGTTCAAACAGCATCATCTATGTTTAAACAAATCTGAATGATTGACAAATTCATCAGAATTGGGTCACCATTTTTAATATGGAACATGTGGTGGTACCCAAAgctagaccagctgagaactgCTGGTCTTAAGTGTCTCTGAATTGAGCCCCTGATTGGACCTGGAGGAGAATAATGGTTGGTTGGTGAGTTTAAGACCACCCTCCAAAACGACAAATTTAAGTCAGGTGTCCAACAGGTGAGGCAGGTCACACGATCAGTTTGAAACATGTTGGTGATGAAGGTGCACTTCCAAAGTTGGAAAATTGTTCTTTAGCCAGTCTGGGCACTCCACAGATAAAAAAGTGCAaaggaaatgggttaaaacttcATTTTACTGATGATGTTTATTTATATGTGAGTCCTTTGCAGGATGACTAATGTGCAATATAGACTCTGgttgtatttttcattaatgTGTATGTTTACATGTGGATTGCTTGCTTTTAATTATGTTGATTATATTTCAGAGGCAGCTTAATGCATGCAGCACCAGGACAGATTTCCCATAAGGAACAATAGGGTTTACTGCGTCATGTCATTACATACTGTAGCATATGGTATCATATTGCATCGCATCGTTCTAAAGCTGTGAGATCAATGAATTTCAGTAAAAAGTACAAATCAAGTTTGAGATGTAAGGATAACTttagaaatgtgaaaacagtcaaGCATAGAAGCCTTAAAATTACCTTTAATGGTGTAAAAGCttgaaaagtttaagtaaatTAATTTTACAAGGATGGATGAAAGTAAATGTGTTATGACCAGACACTTGCATAAATAAGCTGATGTTTTCCTTCAAAACTATATTTTTTCCTTCTACAAAGATTAAGCATTAAGAGTCTTCTTTGCCTTTTACTCATGTCATCTGTGAGGTCAGCATAGTTTCATTAATCTACTGAAGAAAAACCTGATAAACCATCAGACATTAGCAAACACTCACAGGTCCATTTAACTGTCCATACGGCTGCTGGATATTTACTGAAAAAAGCtgaggtttttaactttaagtGGAGAACTTCTCAAAGTGTTTTGCTGCAGTGTAGCAGAGGTTGTTGGTCTGTTTTTGTACAATattaaaaagagttaaaattcAGGTCTGCATTGGTGGAATGTGAGCtgagaggagcagcagcaggaggaggaggaggagtgcaGTAGTGTGAGtgacagagcaggaaaacagaTTAGAGGAGAGATTACCAAGACAACAGCTGCTTTCTTCATCCCTCCATGCACCCTCcgtctcctcctcccctcccgtCGTCTCTCCACACGATCATTATTCTCTCCTTCACTCTGATCTGTATTTATgagcttttaaacatttattgttGACACTCATGAGcacgacacacacacacacacacacacacacacacacacacacacacacacatgcagtccCCATTGTCAGCAGCCTTTCAGTTGAAACATTAGAttgaatttaatttgattttaaatagaaaacaatgactttttaaaaatgtttttaacacaaaatgaagtgaacttaaaaataaatgactacaaaataaaataaaatcagatttacattttttgcagtttgatTTCACtcaaatctgacaaaaaaaatgtggctaTTGTTAAGAAGTGGAGAGAAAAATGATCACATGGCTGAGACTGGACTATATGACATTATAACAGCTCTAAAGCATGTAAATAGCCTACAcatatgcatgcattttatCGTTAcactttttatctctttataTAAATTATTGTGTCTATTTAGGTACAGGGTGCTCCCCCTTgtttttttgaatgaaaaataatttctgaTATCTATCAGCTCTCTGGGGAATGCTGTTTGAATATATTAAAATTGTTTGCCATTGATTTacgttttttggggggaaataaGAAGCATCCAATCTGTCCATATATGCAAAATGGACTGTTCTTTTAAGCCTTATATGTTTTAGAGCCTGTCTATCATAAAGGCTGGTTTTATACAAAATAGACCAAAGCGGTGTTACCTTTAAGGGGGATTTCATGGTTGGAGTGGTTTTGAGGATTTGAAGGCTGCAGTTTCAAACTAATTCAACCTGTTGATGTTAGACTGAtgtaaaaaaacagactttatccTGCTTTATCCAGAAACATGTAAAAGTGGATTTTTCAGCTaaaaaatgtcatgtaaaattAACCAGTagaattattttatttgatatcacatgaatgtgtttcagtctttgaatgttttatatgccATATTTTAGACTCTATTcactttcaaactttttaaccacatatatgaagtaaaataaaagtttaaatgagACTATAAAATAAAGTCAAGCCCTGTATGACAAACgttagaagaaaaaaagaaacctctCCCTCCTATTTCTCGTTTTCTAACACATAAGGAATGTAAAATATcgctttttttgtctttcagcgCCCCATTTAAGTTTCCAGCGGCTCTGTGCGTCTCTTGGCCGGCTCTCCGCTCTTTCCCCCGGGGTTCAACCCCGGCTATTCCCCGTCGCGCCCCCTGGAGCACCGTGCGTAACGGCTCCGTGTCAAACACGGAGGCTGCGCGCTTTTGTCCCGAGAGAcaggagagaagaaaaggagagaaaatccTGGAATAATAGcagatttgcaaatgtttttcaaTTGATTTGACTCAATGAACgctggattttcttttttttttttctgtgtctttctttcttttggaAGAGTGGAGGAGAGTTTGGCTGCAGCCGCTACGCACGCGGGCCGAGCGGGAGTTTATTAATGGAGAGGCGCGTCTTTATTGAAGGAGGACACGCTTTAATGAGctttttacaacaaaaagcTCCTGAGTGAGTGTGTCCCGGTGTCCTCTTCGCCTTTATACTCGCTTCATACGGCCAATAAGAAACCACTTTAGCCCCGAAAAGACGACGGGAAGTCAGGAGGCGGAGGGAGCGGCAGGTGACTGGCACGCGTAAATACAAGAGgacaagaggagagaggagcgaggagaggaggagacagacggaaagaaaggaggagagagagtcCTGCGGGTGAGCTGAGGATGGAGGGAGgtgaaaggagaagaaaagcagtaagggaggaggaggaggtggtgggaaTGAGCCCAAATGGCGCACTAATATTGTTCCGTTAACGTGATTAGCGCTGTGCTGCAGCCTCATCAGTATTCATGCCGGCCGGACAGACGTTAATAATCCTCctttaaaaagccttttaatGATCATCAGCGGCTGAGAGGAGACAAGCTGTCAGCTGCTCTGGGATCAAAATCAAACGCTCCCTCTTGTTGTTCAGGggttctctttttttttcagcagcttgTCGCAGTTTTCTCACcactcttcatcatcatcatcaccagaGGTTCGTTAAAGCGTCTACAATAATATCAGGATGTATACTAAAATATTTATTCTTGGTTAGACATTTAGCAAAGGCAGCACATGTTTATgtgacattaaaacatgaaacaagcaTTATGTTGTTAGTTTATCACCCATAAATGTTAGTTAAACCTTCAGATAAACTTTGACTAATGTTAACGATCTGTTCTCTTGGGATAACCAATCAGCTCTGAGTCTGACTGACAGCTTCATTAAATGTCTGAGGAGCTGGAGACTACAGCTGATCAGTGATGAGGGAAGTACTCAGAGGCCTTTACTTGAAGAAAAGTACCTTACAGTCACATTTATTCTGTTAAACCTAAAGTTCAGCGTTAATCGAAGGTATATTTAAATAATCAGGAAAAATCAGAAgcacaaaaatgtagaaaataaccATTTTATTTCGATtattatttgtgtgtttgtgcaaaagctcagtgtgttttttttactgatgtATGGGAAAACATGATCTGGTACTGTCACTATAAAAGAAAGTCGTGTTTATCTTTAAAAAGGATATGTCAAGTTTAGATCCTTTTATCAGTGTAACTAGAAGGACTGTGGGCCAATAATTGGTGTGAAAAAGTTGCTTAAAGCCCTCCAAACAGGACACACTTGGAGAATCTACTGTGTAGCAGATGGGTATAGTTTCTCTGTGTGACTAAACAAGTTtagggtaaaaatgggccaaaaaacaatgctggctcaactGTACGCAGTATAGATAATGTTTTGAAGTGTtcaatttttcacccagaaagcctctgtgtttgattCTGGTTTACAATGCAAGATTCGGCTACCTGCTAGGTGCCTACCAATAACTCTTAGCTTTTATATAATCACAAATGAGTGATTAAATTAGCCTGACAAGCCAGAGAGACTGGTTCAAATATATGTTTTCCAATGCGTAGATATATTCACATTCATATGGCAAACCTCCCCTATGTAGTATTTGGGAAGTGCAggactttgaaataaaaatctcaGGTGATTGGaccaacattctgtctgtcacactcattacgggcaaatcagagcgacaagacagaatgaggtagtagacatgccCAGCTTCAGCTgtaacctgagctcgacagGCTAGCGCTGCTGTAGTTTTTGACCTGCGGACCTGGTTGGTTgataaaattcatgccaaagctggtcaggagatgtgcaaaaacatcttctcttccatgccaagctttcagtgtggctcactgctcttgttttaatgaataaatgcgttcaagttctgattaaaacaAGAGCTATACTGTAGCATCCACTTTTTTCAACACCAAAAGCTGCAGCTTGGTAAGAAATACAAAGTTTAGCCACTGTATGATAACAAAACTCTGTGTTTTTCTGGTGGACACAGGAAGGGAGCATGAGATGCTGCTAACATGAGCTAGCTGGTTTTGGGGGGTTTGTGTTCCTTTTCTTCTTAGCCAGCAGGTCCATATTACAATCAAAGCTATGGGCACCACTATAGCATGAGTGCATTGTGTGTTGGTGttgaaaatgtataaataataaTTGTATCATACCATGTGTTGGAGGGGAACTTGGTGTCTTGTGAAACTTAAGTCCAGTCTGAGGGGATACAGCACAAAAATATCAGAACATCTCTCCAGCGGTGCAGCATCTAAACATGGAGGAACACACAGAGAGTGCTGTTGAACACAGTATCACTACCACACGTTACTCTGTGCTCGGCTATCCACATACTTTTTGCCGTGCAGTGCGGTCAGCTGAGACGGGCAGTTTATTGCTCCTGTTGGTCCCTGAGCATCATGGGAAACATTTGGACTCGATCCAGATCACCATTACTTTAATGTTTAATCAGGTCGATGCACACAGTTCATCTGTACTTACCGAGCTCTTTCCTGTACTTTATGACCACTGACACACTACACTGCAACAAaaccacacaaaaacacacacatatgcacacacacgcacacacacagtgcCAGTAACAGTGGAGTCTTTAGTTCTCGTTATTTCCTGTCTGATTCCTCCATCAATCATTATCGCTCCATCATCTCCATCTTCAACATTTTATCCCCTCTccccttcacaataaaagtccttCACCCTTCCTTTTTTGTCCCTATGCTTTCATTATAATTTGTGATTTGGTCAAAATAAGTGTTATACTAATGAGGGTAATGAAATTTTAGGATTTcttgttttgactttaattaTCTTCAGCTACCCGAGTCTCctgtaaaaaaagtaaaaactatgaCTAGTGGATTAATGCTGCAGTTTCAAAAAATACTGACAGTGAAAAGTGGATGTAACTATGATGCCATTGGTCTATGAGCTTTAATTTTaaatctgtgttgttgttttttaatttattgagtAGAGTTAATCTATTTTAGGAGTTACAGAGGTCCAAGTGTAGCAATGACTTGTGGTCTGAAGTAAAAGTGCACAGATACAACACTGAAATTTATTTCACCTGTCTGATTTTACCTTAGATATATACAATTATACATCCTGCATTCAAGTAGTACACAGGTATCTTTCCTGTtttaatataaacatttttacctttaaaagtaGTAcacagtagggctgaacgaaaaattgcaaaaacaatataaatgcattttttttccaaatattggGATTGTGATCTAATATGTGATACTTTCtgggttcctcatcttatgtattttattaaaatatccAAGCAATAAATTATCCTATATTTAAACCAATGACAATgtatattgaaaaaaatgaaatcatttcaGAAGGAAATAAtctatagtagcatgaatctgaatacgagggtgtaacaagcttt
The Cheilinus undulatus linkage group 5, ASM1832078v1, whole genome shotgun sequence DNA segment above includes these coding regions:
- the prdm12b gene encoding PR domain zinc finger protein 12b → MGSVLPGSSLGLKPGFKPQQQPLSLADIITSDILHSFLYGRWRHVLGEQHHHHAPHQHHLQHEDRTAPSASPKTAFTAEVLAQSFSGEVQKLSSLVLPSEVIIAQSSVPGEGLGIFSKTWIKAGTEMGPFTGRLISPEHIDLYKNNNLMWEVFNEDGTVRYFIDASQEDQRSWMTYIKCARNEQEQNLEVVQIGSSIFYKAVETIPPDQELLVWYGNSHNTFLGIPGIPGGDEEQTKKSKSDEFHPCESSSSTTSSSSSSLGRMRCVICHRGFNSRSNLRSHMRIHTLDKPFVCRFCNRRFSQSSTLRNHVRLHTGERPYKCHVCQSAYSQLAGLRAHQKSARHRPAAEVEAAGGSVVVHSAHSPPPHPPQLTAMPHPASLVHHIPTMVL